The nucleotide sequence TGACCCCATACGAGGAGCCAAGTGACAATGTTTGGCACGGCAGAGGTTGCGTCCCCAATAACCTCTCCTTTCTCCAGAAGTATGCACTTGTTCACTTTCCTTCGGGGATTTGGAATTAAAGAACTGGTATATGGAAACTCCCGTTAGCAATCCTGGTGGGAAAAAATGGGGTCCCCAGAACTTCTGGTGGAAGAAATGGGGTGCCCGCCGAAACAGTTGACTATCACTGCTTTAACCTGcctacaccaatccaatgcttttacatTTGTGGGGAatagtgaacaagtgcacactttagGAGGAAGGTGAGCTCATTGGGACTCAACCAGGGACAGACTTCTCTGACGTTTTGTTAGACATTCGTAGTGGTTGTAATTTGTTGCATTTTCACAAACTGCCAAATGAAATCCTGAATACCCTTTGAAATACCGGAATATGTAAAGGACTTGTCATTCTTTAGCAACACATTTATGTAACAAGACTTCAATAAGAGACAAGCAAAACGGAAGAGAGATATACAAATCTTGTTATGTCAACACATACCGTATTCACTTTCGTAGTGCTTTTTAGAATTGCAAAATGGAGCACAGATGAATACTCAagttatttgttttgttttaaagCATCCACATGcgcaggctcacacacacactgaaaatattttttcattGTATTCCCTTGTGTAATTCAGCAGGCAGCAGCAGTTTCTGCCTGGACAGAGCCTGTACGCTCGTTTGTAGGGATGTTTCCCTGTCATAATGTGTCCCTTTTCTGTTGCTCTTTCGCCGTCTGTTTCTTTTCCTTGTCTGTTTGTGGTATGTTAATTCTTTCAGAGAGGGCAGCCTCTCTCCCAGAGTTGACCCCAGCCCAGAGGAACAAACTCCGTCACCTCTCCATCATCAGTCTGGCATCTAATCTCAAGGTAGATTTCCACCCATTCATCTGGTTTTAAATTCCTTACCCTGCTAGCTTTAGTACGCTCAATGGGGGTCACTCACATTATAATTATAGAATAATTTAGAATGATATGTAATGTAATGATAGCCATCATCCTTTTTCCATTTAATCTGAAGGTAAACGCTCTCTGGATTTATCTTGTCTAGTTTTTCTGTTTATTTTGTtattaaataataaaaataataataaaataataatgttGGCAGTGTTTCCATGGACTCTAATAGCCTACCTACAACGGTAGTTCTAACAATACTCAGCAAGCTTCAGTACCAAAAATAGCAAGCAATTTGCTCAACTTTGATTTTGATGATGTGGTTATGAGACAACTTGCTTTGTAACTCTGACGCATGGACAAGATAAATGACTCTGTGTTGTGAAGGACTTTGTTAAGAGCCTGTCTGTGATgtggtttaattttatttatatCACATAGATGAGAATGATAGCGGCTGAGATTGAAATCATTATGAGATACTGGCTAGATACTGTGTTAAGTATTCTGTCCTTTCTTCTCtgagctctgtctctctatgtgtttGTTGCTCCCTGTTGTCTATTCATCTAACTCTCATTTCGAGCCCATCAACatttcatttgttttttaaactCCCTCTGCCGTCTCTCTTCCTACCTTGCTTTCACCCATATCTCATTTTCTCCACTCTCCCCAATAAATAATTGATTGATtcatttctctgtttctccattactctcccttctccctccctcccccatttctctctgGTATTTCTCTTCCCGtcttatttttgatactgtcataAGTATAAGTATGCCACATTGAACCTCTGTATGGGCACACCTTTAACGCACAGATTCACCCGTTCAAATGTTATATCGTTATACCTCTGTTCGATGTTATGTTGATTCCCGGGGTCATTTCAGGTTTTCACGTGTATCTCAGTTATTTGCCGGATGTATTTCTGTCTGCTTTAACGGCGAATAGCTCAGATGCACATGAAAACATGACATGACCCCGGGAATCGACAGAACATTgctcagagatgcacaaaaaaaacattcaaaatgggtgaatctATCCTTGAATTGCCCAATAAAGACTTGTTAAGGCCCCCATGCAGTCTTTGTAATTTTATTTTTGAATCATCACTCTATGTCTAATAAATCACTGTTTATTTAATGAAAATAACtacaaaatatatgttttataaTTTATTTCCCCGTGCCTCATTTGGCCCTTGAAATGCTCGGTTTGATCGTGTGGGCGTTAGGAAACAAATTTGAAGATTTACATACACTGCCCTGATTGGCTGATAAGATGGTCTAGAGGCCACTCCCTTACCCAGATGAACAGTCATTGGTCTATATAATCATATCACAATGTGACGTCATGATCTGGCCCAAAGAAAATCCATCCCAcctgaacaggctgaaattccaAGCATTTTTTTCAAACAGCTTTTACACAAAGGtcatcataattttcacaatttctgaaTTTCTGACCTAATAGTAtggaaatatataaataaataaaagttacaTCCATTTTTTTactgcactgcccctttaaaaCTTTAAACTCCCCTCTATCTCTGGTAGCTATTTTGATGTAATGGTTTTGTACATTTATGTTGACCCGCCCTTCCttcctatatccctctctcttacctttCCATTCCTCACTCTTacatcatctcttctctctcctcactgaagTAATAAAGAGCATCTCAAATTcaccatatttctctctccctctctgtaccagATAACTTCTGTTGACCCAACATAGAAGAATTTGACattctctcttgccctctctctgtccccaccacCCTCGCTCGACTCCCTCCTCACTAACGTCATAAAGAGCATCTAATattcaacatctctctctccctgtgcctgTTCACTTCTATTGACCCAACATAATATAATTTgacattctctgtctccctcttcccccagtgCCTGCCCTACTCTCTGCTCCTGCAGCAGCTGGAGCTGAAGAACGTGCGGGAGCTGGAGGACCTGCTGATTGAGGCGGTCTACTGTGACATCATTCAGGGCAAGCTGGACCAGAGGAACCAGCAGGTGGAGGTGGACTGCAGCGTGGGCCGAGACCTGGGGCCCAATGAGCTGCCCAACATAGCCAACACACTGCAGGAGTGGTTAGTTAGTGATATGTGTGTGCGAAGAGCAGTGCTAGAAGTGCCATTTCAGTTTACTTcgtgaattgaaatggaattgactccaacccagctctgtgtgtgtttgtgggacaAAGTTGAACTTTATTTATAGAACACATTTCTTACAGTGGATGCATAATAATGACCAATACGCTTTTTAAACGAGAAAATTCAAATAgtaaacaataaaataacagtggACATGATAGATGCAATAAATAAGATGTATAGAATGGGATATAAAATAGATAGAATGATCATATCATATCAGTGTCATATCAGTGTCtaaataatctgtctctctcaggtgTTCAGGGTGTGAGGCGGTCCTGTGTGGGATCGAGGAGCAGGTAACCAGAGCCAACCAATACAGAGAGAGCCAGTTGAAGGTCAAAGTTCAGGTGGAGACAGAGGTTAGTACCAGTAGTCACTTTTCTCTGGGTAGAGTCAAAGATGATCTATTATGTTGACAAGATAGTCGAGTGAcagctctaacaatggaaatacatgttcTCAAAGATGGCAggcaggaggagatgagagggcaGATGCGCGTATCaacaacaggcacaactccgTTATGAAGTCGTTTTGCCACATACCGAAATGCCATGTGTATCCACTTACATCAGTGCATTCGTAACAACTTAACCATTACGATAGCAAATGAGCAATTAAATGTTTTGTTGGCCAAAATTAACCTCAATACAAGAATACCTCACTTTGTGGTCATATTTTCGTGGACAGGTTTTGGCTGGAGTAAACACTCACGCTAGCCAGGTGAAGCCATAAGCCAAACGTATACTCATTACTCAATGACCTATTTCAGTGTCCAATTTAGAGCTCTGTCCAGTGACTTTTTGAGGCTTGGGCTTTTCTGTCCTCCTGAGTCGGTCTTTTCCAGCTTGAGGTAGAAGTTACTCTCTAACCTCTTCATATTAGAAAAAATAACAACACCTTAAGCTTTTTACATTACTGAGACAAACTATTGCCAGGCTGTATTGGGGCTGGCCTGGTTATGCATCCACAATAGCTGCTGGAAAGGACCTTGTAAGAAGAAAATATCCAAGCCGGCCCAGTACATTCCGAGTCGGCCTTAGTTTGAATCAGGCACATCTGTTCTAACTTCATTAGTTTACCtttccttatctctctgtctctctcaggtgtCAAACCTCCAGAAAACGCTAAAGGCCAGCTCCGCCTCACCGTCGTCCGGCCCCGCCGCCGCTGGAGCCGCATCCAATCAGGATGCAGACCAGCCGGCCGAGCCACGAGACCCCGCCTCCTCTCAGGAACCACGGCAACCGGGCAAGAAGAGTTCAAAGGTCAAAGGGTATGTAGGTCAATCCCATATTtccattgttttatttattttataggtGTTACCATTTGATGTTGGTGGGCTATCCTTAGGGTCTTGTTCATTAGGGCAAGAAACAGAAaccattttttaaacatttcgcATCAAACCCAAAAAATAAGTCCAGGTAATATCTGTTTCAGGCCTAGATGCCTTTTGAGCATGACCTCGTCTTTCCAGGGTCACGACAGAGGTGTGGTTCAAGCCGAGGCAAGAAGAAACATTTGTGTGTTGCAAAAAACATTCCAATCGCTTCAGATGAATTCAAATGGCACGGAATCGATTACGCAACCACTGCGTTTCATGTCATTTCGCAGTGTCTTCAACACAGTAATATTTTGGTCATTTTTTACAACAAACATCCATTTAAACACCAGCTGCCAGTGGAAGTGGGaatagtgactgtgtgtgtgtgtctgcatagcATATCTTCATTAGCCAGAGAGGCTGTGCTTTGTAGAGGTACTCACAGCGCTACCtaggaccctctctctcttctgggccAATTACAACACTAATTCCTTATCTGTcctggatttaaaaaaatgtcactgaagtgaatatttttttttttttttaaagaagcttCAGGTGCTAAAaggaaatgtttattttttttatttattacatgACAGGATGAGTTTTTCTGTTCCAGTTAAAGGAGTGATTATGATTCACTTACAGGGTGACAGTAAGTGGTAGGAGAGTAGTACAGTAATATAGTCATTTGTTTGCCAACATTGTAATCGAAACATCCCTGCAATAATATGTGGAAAAATTAGTTAAACCAAAGGTGAAAAGGACATCATAAACAGACCTTGTTCATAACTGTGTTGTGTTACAACTATCGTAAAACTTGAACTAAAACAGCCAGGAACTGATTTGCCTGATTTGGGAAATTGCCCAGGGACGTACAGTTGTagccggaagtttacatgcacttaggttggagtcattaaaactcatttttcaaccactccacacatttcttgttaacaaactatagttttggcaagtcagttgtgtcatgcacaaagaagatgtcctaagtaatttttccaacaattgtttacagacaacttatttcactgtatcacaattccagtgggtcagaagtttacatacactaagttgactgtgcctttaaacagcttggaaaattccagaaaattatgtcattgctttagaagcttctgataggctaattgacataatttgaggcaattggagttgtacctgtggttgtatttcaaggcctaccttcaaactcagtgcctctttgcttgacatcatgggaaaatcaaaagaaatcagccaagaccctcagaaaaaacaattgtagacctccacaagtctggttcatccttgggagcgatttccaaacgcctgaaggtaccacattcatctgtacaaacaaagtACGCaggtgtaaacaccatgggaccacgcagccatcatactgctcaggaaggagatgcgtgctgtctcctagagatgaacgtacttcggtgcgaaaagtgcaaatcaatcccagaacaacagcaaaggaccttgtaaagatgctggtccgatattgacataacctgaaaggccgctcaacaaggaagaagccactgctccaaaaccaccataaaaaagccagactacggtttgcaactgcacatggggacaaagattgtacttttt is from Oncorhynchus gorbuscha isolate QuinsamMale2020 ecotype Even-year linkage group LG19, OgorEven_v1.0, whole genome shotgun sequence and encodes:
- the LOC124005540 gene encoding COP9 signalosome complex subunit 7a-like translates to MEVEQLLSLSGPALAQAISSLLETPGLYVFSDILELPNVRELETGPQAPVYQLLNLFAYGTYCDYKERAASLPELTPAQRNKLRHLSIISLASNLKCLPYSLLLQQLELKNVRELEDLLIEAVYCDIIQGKLDQRNQQVEVDCSVGRDLGPNELPNIANTLQEWCSGCEAVLCGIEEQVTRANQYRESQLKVKVQVETEVSNLQKTLKASSASPSSGPAAAGAASNQDADQPAEPRDPASSQEPRQPGKKSSKVKGLRGSGKIWSKSN